From a region of the Coprococcus comes ATCC 27758 genome:
- a CDS encoding radical SAM protein: MANNNEKKLNGTVIVTYRCNARCSMCNRYKAPSKPEEEISIETIKKLPKMYFTNITGGEPFIRTDLKDIVRELYKKSDRIVISTNGFFTDRIVDLCKEFPQIGIRISIEGLEQTNNEIRGLQNGYQRGYGTLKKLREMGMKDVGFGMTVQDKNAPDLVPLYKISNEMGMEFATASLHNSFYFVEAKNIIHDRPMVAKNFENLVNELLRSNSPKKWFRAYFNHGLINYIYGQKRLLPCDMSFDTFFIDPYGDVMPCNGTKDKEVMGNLNNQTWDELWNSPEAEKVRAKVRCCDRDCWMIGSVSPAMHKYIWKPAIWVLVHKFKALFTKHPYSMYELKICRDYRDGKVTKEDLDKCSTCDMNCVINNGLSEASKEQLKHKTGEEIVDADIAQQMETK; encoded by the coding sequence ATGGCTAACAATAACGAAAAGAAACTGAATGGTACGGTTATCGTCACTTACCGCTGCAATGCTCGTTGCTCCATGTGCAACCGTTATAAGGCACCTTCCAAGCCGGAAGAAGAAATCAGCATTGAAACCATCAAGAAGCTGCCGAAGATGTACTTTACCAACATCACCGGTGGTGAGCCGTTCATCCGTACCGACCTGAAGGATATCGTGCGTGAACTGTACAAGAAGTCTGACCGTATCGTTATTTCCACGAACGGTTTCTTCACAGATCGTATCGTTGATTTGTGTAAGGAGTTCCCTCAAATCGGTATTCGTATCTCTATCGAGGGTCTGGAGCAGACCAACAATGAGATTCGTGGCCTGCAGAACGGCTACCAGCGTGGTTACGGCACACTGAAGAAGCTGCGTGAAATGGGCATGAAGGATGTCGGTTTTGGTATGACCGTTCAGGACAAGAATGCTCCTGACCTGGTTCCGCTGTACAAAATCTCCAACGAGATGGGCATGGAGTTCGCAACAGCATCTCTGCACAACAGCTTCTACTTTGTTGAGGCCAAGAACATTATCCATGACCGTCCGATGGTTGCTAAGAACTTCGAGAATCTGGTCAACGAACTGCTTCGCAGCAACAGCCCGAAGAAGTGGTTTCGTGCGTACTTTAACCACGGCCTGATCAACTACATCTACGGTCAGAAGCGTCTGCTGCCTTGCGATATGAGCTTTGATACCTTCTTCATCGACCCGTATGGCGATGTCATGCCTTGCAACGGTACCAAGGACAAAGAGGTCATGGGCAACCTGAACAATCAAACCTGGGACGAGCTTTGGAACAGCCCTGAAGCAGAGAAGGTTCGTGCAAAGGTTCGCTGCTGTGACCGTGACTGCTGGATGATCGGTTCTGTCAGCCCGGCTATGCACAAGTACATCTGGAAGCCGGCTATCTGGGTTCTGGTTCACAAGTTCAAGGCTCTGTTCACCAAGCATCCGTACAGCATGTATGAGCTGAAAATCTGCCGCGATTATCGTGATGGCAAAGTTACTAAAGAGGATTTGGACAAGTGCAGCACCTGCGATATGAACTGTGTAATCAATAACGGCCTGAGTGAAGCCTCCAAGGAGCAGCTGAAGCATAAGACCGGCGAGGAAATCGTGGATGCTGATATTGCACAGCAGATGGAGACGAAGTAA
- a CDS encoding glycosyltransferase family A protein: MSNITVLTPAYNRGKLLEKLYESLCAQDCKDFEWLIVDDGSTDDTSERVEQMKQTADFPISYHKKENGGKHTALNYAYQFIKAPLTFIVDSDDSLTVDAISCVNEIYKKYKNESDLCGFSFLRGKPDGGYLSTSGVPQDGMKESYVECRINRNIGGDMAEVWYTHCLKEYLFPEFQGEKFLGEDIVWVRMSEKYKMRFFNRVIYISDYLEDGLTNNRRKHNIKSPNGCIARAEAFLDSNACMKIRIKSMLQYQIYGKFAGRKSGELLSNSSDKILYCALFLPSQLLYGKWKRDIKE, translated from the coding sequence ATGAGCAATATAACAGTTCTTACACCCGCCTACAATAGAGGAAAACTTCTGGAAAAACTATATGAATCCTTATGTGCTCAGGACTGTAAGGACTTTGAGTGGCTCATTGTAGATGATGGTAGTACGGATGATACAAGCGAACGTGTCGAGCAAATGAAACAGACGGCAGATTTTCCAATTTCTTATCATAAAAAAGAAAATGGCGGAAAGCACACGGCTCTGAATTATGCATATCAGTTTATAAAGGCTCCGTTGACATTTATTGTTGACAGCGATGATTCTCTTACAGTAGATGCAATTTCTTGTGTCAATGAGATTTATAAAAAGTACAAAAACGAGAGTGATCTTTGTGGCTTTAGCTTTTTGAGAGGAAAGCCGGATGGTGGATATCTAAGTACATCTGGTGTGCCACAGGATGGGATGAAAGAGTCCTATGTTGAGTGCCGAATTAATAGAAATATTGGTGGAGATATGGCGGAAGTATGGTATACGCACTGTCTAAAAGAATATCTATTTCCTGAGTTTCAAGGGGAAAAGTTTCTAGGTGAGGATATCGTTTGGGTTAGAATGTCTGAAAAGTATAAAATGCGATTCTTTAATCGTGTAATTTACATTTCAGATTATCTCGAAGATGGTCTGACTAATAACCGTAGAAAACACAATATAAAGTCCCCGAATGGATGCATAGCTAGAGCAGAGGCATTCTTGGACTCGAATGCTTGCATGAAAATAAGAATCAAATCAATGCTGCAGTATCAAATATACGGAAAGTTCGCTGGAAGAAAAAGTGGTGAGCTTTTGAGTAATAGTAGTGACAAAATTTTATATTGTGCTCTTTTCCTTCCGAGTCAATTATTGTATGGAAAGTGGAAACGAGATATAAAAGAATAA
- a CDS encoding acyltransferase family protein, with amino-acid sequence MGGRLDRTTTNCCKGIAAIIIMLHHISFRLSNLPVYVKPIWYIAFPIVGFFFFMSGYGLTCGLLQKRNYLQGFLSKRLLNIIAPYVIVAIVWIGLEIIGGGANTYKSNC; translated from the coding sequence ATGGGTGGCCGATTGGATAGGACGACTACGAATTGCTGTAAAGGAATTGCGGCAATAATTATCATGTTGCACCACATATCTTTTCGGTTATCAAATTTACCTGTGTATGTGAAACCGATTTGGTACATTGCTTTTCCGATAGTGGGATTCTTCTTCTTTATGTCAGGCTATGGCTTGACCTGTGGGTTACTGCAAAAGAGAAATTATCTTCAAGGTTTTCTGTCCAAAAGGCTTTTGAACATTATTGCTCCCTATGTGATAGTCGCAATCGTCTGGATAGGACTGGAAATTATCGGGGGGGGGGCAAACACCTACAAGAGCAATTGCTGA
- a CDS encoding oligosaccharide flippase family protein, giving the protein MQKSLTKNSIYNVIYTIANILFPFATSIYVSRILLPAGVGKVASAQNIVSYFVTLAALGLPSYGVREFAKVREKKHERNKLFTELLLVNIISTTLAVVGFIGLVVANEGFNGQWTLYVACGLSIVFNYLNIDWMYQGLEEYGYITGRSLLIKGLSLLALFLFVKTREDYVIYALISSLATGGNYVFNVLNARKYVALDFSRIELKRHMKPVILIACIIFLSSIYNKIDVTMLNILATDESVGYYTYAQKTIIMVLTMANAITAALLPRLSYYYDNDRQGFYKLLDKGFQVLCFMTFPMTVGMALVAPQAVEFLYGEAFEPAVLTIRLMCPLILIKGFGDLFCYQLVYSTKSEKIILPASASASVINIITNAALIPTLLQNGAVIASVFSELVTNAVQFIYMKKKVKFTINMKALTKGLISTAVMTLSVYIIMQFKLPNTIGLILEILCGVIAYTAVNLVMKNTLIFEIVNKVKGKISHKA; this is encoded by the coding sequence ATGCAAAAATCATTAACTAAAAATTCAATATATAACGTAATTTATACGATAGCTAATATCCTGTTTCCTTTTGCTACATCTATTTATGTCTCAAGGATTCTTCTGCCGGCCGGCGTTGGTAAAGTGGCTTCTGCACAGAATATTGTTTCCTATTTTGTGACACTTGCAGCACTTGGATTGCCATCCTATGGAGTACGAGAGTTTGCAAAAGTTAGAGAAAAAAAACATGAAAGAAACAAATTGTTCACCGAGCTTCTACTTGTGAATATTATATCGACAACTTTGGCAGTTGTTGGATTCATTGGTCTAGTTGTTGCTAATGAGGGTTTTAATGGACAATGGACACTTTATGTAGCCTGTGGTCTTTCTATTGTCTTTAATTATCTTAACATTGACTGGATGTATCAGGGCCTGGAAGAATATGGATATATTACAGGGCGAAGCTTACTTATTAAAGGCCTCTCTCTTTTGGCATTATTTTTATTTGTGAAAACAAGGGAAGATTATGTAATATATGCGCTTATATCTAGTTTGGCCACAGGCGGAAATTATGTTTTTAATGTTCTGAACGCAAGAAAATATGTCGCACTTGATTTCTCTAGAATCGAGTTAAAACGCCATATGAAACCTGTTATCTTGATTGCGTGTATTATATTCTTATCGAGTATTTACAATAAAATTGATGTGACAATGCTTAACATCTTGGCGACGGATGAATCTGTTGGATACTACACATACGCACAGAAGACAATTATAATGGTTTTGACTATGGCGAATGCTATTACTGCTGCATTGCTACCAAGGCTTAGCTATTACTATGACAATGACAGACAAGGATTTTATAAATTATTAGATAAAGGTTTTCAAGTCCTATGTTTTATGACTTTTCCGATGACAGTAGGAATGGCGCTTGTTGCTCCGCAAGCAGTTGAGTTCTTATACGGCGAGGCCTTTGAACCCGCTGTTTTAACAATACGCTTGATGTGTCCTCTGATTCTGATCAAAGGCTTTGGAGATTTGTTCTGTTACCAGCTTGTTTATAGTACAAAGAGTGAAAAGATTATTTTGCCTGCTTCAGCATCTGCATCTGTGATAAATATTATAACGAATGCAGCTTTAATTCCTACACTTCTTCAAAATGGTGCTGTAATAGCTTCTGTATTTAGTGAACTGGTCACAAATGCTGTTCAATTCATCTATATGAAGAAAAAGGTGAAATTTACCATTAATATGAAAGCATTGACGAAGGGGCTTATTAGTACAGCAGTGATGACATTGAGTGTCTACATCATTATGCAGTTTAAATTGCCAAATACTATTGGGCTTATATTAGAGATTTTATGTGGTGTTATCGCATACACAGCAGTAAACTTAGTTATGAAGAATACCTTGATATTCGAGATTGTGAATAAAGTGAAAGGGAAAATCTCACATAAGGCCTAA
- a CDS encoding acyltransferase — MNIKSILRKTAYGYKAESSSYIEHLRSIGMKIGSDCIIYVPTKTLIDEQYPWMITIGDHVRITEGVKILTHDYSWSVLKNCRGGILGASGIVEIGNNVFIGMNTIIERNVKIGDNVVVGAGSLVTKDCESDSVYAGVPARKLMSINEFFDKRYAKQKAEAKELAQRYYERFKRRPDPEVFHEYFMLFETKSSVLINNVFSNKLKLGNTEKQSIEYMEEHAPEFSNYEEFMRYCFDDEEEK; from the coding sequence GTGAATATAAAAAGCATTTTGAGAAAGACCGCTTATGGGTATAAGGCAGAATCATCATCTTATATTGAACACTTAAGATCGATAGGAATGAAAATTGGAAGCGATTGCATTATATATGTCCCGACAAAGACGCTAATTGATGAGCAGTATCCGTGGATGATTACTATTGGTGATCATGTAAGGATTACTGAGGGTGTAAAAATTTTAACACACGATTATTCATGGTCGGTTCTTAAAAATTGTCGGGGGGGGATCCTTGGAGCTAGTGGTATCGTCGAAATAGGAAACAATGTATTTATTGGTATGAATACAATTATAGAAAGAAATGTGAAAATAGGCGATAACGTTGTGGTTGGAGCAGGGAGTCTAGTTACAAAGGATTGCGAGTCTGACAGCGTTTATGCGGGCGTTCCAGCGAGAAAGTTGATGAGTATTAATGAATTCTTTGACAAACGTTACGCTAAACAAAAGGCTGAAGCGAAAGAATTAGCTCAGAGGTATTATGAGCGTTTTAAACGTCGGCCCGATCCAGAGGTTTTTCATGAGTACTTTATGCTGTTTGAAACAAAAAGTAGCGTTTTAATAAACAATGTGTTTTCAAATAAGCTTAAGCTAGGCAATACAGAAAAGCAGTCAATTGAGTATATGGAAGAACATGCTCCTGAATTTTCTAATTATGAAGAATTTATGAGGTATTGTTTTGATGATGAGGAAGAAAAATAA
- a CDS encoding acyltransferase family protein — translation MEKSKKQYFNEINIMRGMAVLCVVIGHSFNPTETPTILGFIKSFVYCFHMPAFFFISGFLEGEKRRSISEKKQAIVKKAKRLMVPYFFLTVVTAVLKLLFGAFARNPLNYSTLAVDVLIGRNNPNGGLWFLYALFVISIFGILFDSVSRTVLAGVMFVLYMLNTVVLKQSGYIVGFFLSYAWIYFMGGAVRKHLFEIIKNSELLMSVKGIVLIAVVSVGYMMLAFVSIYKSQSWSLATAVTVIGVFLLFVIAVQIEHYHCGEKLWMVLGDYGMDIYMIGYYVQQAIFVVCGKILGFDYLVYAWMMLFFGLIAPIFLSKYVVRKNHMLSTLILGR, via the coding sequence ATGGAAAAAAGTAAAAAACAATATTTTAATGAAATAAATATAATGCGTGGAATGGCTGTGCTTTGTGTCGTCATTGGACATTCTTTTAATCCGACAGAAACGCCTACTATTTTGGGTTTTATAAAAAGTTTTGTTTATTGTTTTCATATGCCAGCTTTTTTCTTTATTAGCGGATTTCTTGAAGGCGAGAAAAGACGTAGCATTAGCGAAAAGAAACAAGCTATTGTAAAAAAAGCTAAGCGGCTGATGGTGCCGTATTTCTTTTTAACAGTGGTCACAGCCGTTCTTAAGCTATTATTTGGAGCATTTGCAAGGAATCCACTTAATTATTCTACTCTTGCAGTAGATGTTTTAATTGGAAGAAACAATCCGAATGGTGGTCTTTGGTTTCTGTATGCTTTGTTTGTTATTTCTATTTTTGGAATCTTATTTGATAGTGTGAGTCGTACGGTTTTAGCGGGTGTTATGTTTGTACTATATATGCTAAACACTGTTGTATTAAAACAGTCTGGATATATTGTTGGCTTTTTCTTGAGTTACGCATGGATTTACTTTATGGGCGGTGCTGTGAGAAAGCATCTTTTTGAAATAATAAAGAATTCCGAACTACTCATGTCAGTAAAAGGAATAGTGTTAATAGCGGTTGTTTCCGTAGGATATATGATGCTTGCGTTTGTTAGTATTTATAAGTCTCAGTCTTGGAGTTTGGCAACTGCAGTAACCGTTATTGGCGTATTTCTGCTTTTTGTTATTGCAGTGCAGATTGAACATTACCATTGTGGAGAAAAGCTATGGATGGTGCTAGGTGATTATGGAATGGATATATATATGATTGGTTATTATGTGCAGCAGGCGATTTTTGTTGTATGTGGAAAAATTTTAGGATTTGATTATTTAGTATACGCATGGATGATGCTGTTTTTTGGATTGATTGCTCCGATTTTTCTGTCAAAATACGTCGTTAGAAAAAATCATATGCTTTCAACATTGATTCTTGGGAGGTGA
- a CDS encoding acyltransferase family protein has protein sequence MQPLWFIWVIIAVYIVFYAVFNHTEINVGAYWFAVITIAYILISAFVNPRDEMYASIIGMPLGILWAMYERKIDSYFEIGFLRKEIVAIVAFVILFIGRLTLSVVGFDNQLFQSVLRNIITIAFIVPLIELLKKVKIQKRFLIWLGTISYEIYIIHPFILYFFEKETTEGKQVGNLEIVLWTIGLTLLLSSVLQIVQDNLVRKVKL, from the coding sequence ATTCAACCGCTTTGGTTTATATGGGTGATTATAGCCGTATACATTGTATTCTATGCAGTGTTTAACCATACAGAAATCAATGTAGGAGCATATTGGTTTGCGGTTATAACTATTGCTTATATCTTGATAAGTGCTTTTGTTAACCCGCGAGATGAAATGTATGCATCTATTATTGGAATGCCTCTCGGCATTTTGTGGGCGATGTATGAGAGAAAAATTGATTCTTATTTTGAAATCGGTTTTTTGAGGAAAGAAATTGTTGCAATTGTAGCTTTTGTAATTTTGTTTATCGGAAGACTCACATTAAGTGTGGTGGGTTTTGATAATCAATTGTTTCAGTCGGTTCTTCGGAATATTATCACGATAGCATTTATTGTTCCTCTAATTGAATTATTGAAAAAAGTGAAGATACAGAAAAGATTTCTGATTTGGTTAGGAACAATATCTTATGAAATTTATATCATCCATCCGTTTATTCTTTATTTCTTTGAAAAGGAGACAACGGAAGGAAAACAAGTAGGTAACTTGGAAATTGTATTGTGGACAATTGGATTAACCCTACTTTTGTCAAGTGTGTTGCAGATTGTCCAGGATAATTTAGTTAGAAAAGTGAAATTATAA
- a CDS encoding DUF6625 family protein has product MMRKKNKRCVLILPYFGQFNNYFPLFLKSCEANPTYTWMIFTDNEFKYVCPENVHVIKTTLDEIRKIANEKFGFKIVLESAYKLCDYKPAYGFLFEKYIKDFDYWGHCDCDLIFGNLEKNVTPLLNEDYDKLFAAGHLTIYKNTYDNNRRFMKSFKGRVLYKEAFTTDKIFVFDEDCNGHDNVHSIFREDGARIYEKDLSMNPSVFSAKFIRAFYDVSKHDFVNETYKKARYYWNNGNVLRIEWNGSKLVQTEFAYIHLQMRKMRVKVSVQDACFEILPDRFVEQELPKNRSELHLLTIGWPYLYWIDKYKKRVTRKWKKIVRKTI; this is encoded by the coding sequence ATGATGAGGAAGAAAAATAAAAGATGTGTCTTGATTTTACCCTACTTTGGACAATTTAATAATTATTTCCCGCTTTTTCTTAAATCATGTGAGGCCAACCCTACATACACATGGATGATTTTTACTGACAATGAGTTTAAGTATGTCTGTCCAGAAAATGTTCATGTTATTAAAACTACACTTGATGAAATACGTAAGATAGCTAACGAAAAATTTGGATTTAAGATTGTACTTGAATCAGCGTATAAATTATGTGATTACAAACCTGCCTATGGGTTTCTGTTTGAGAAATACATTAAGGATTTTGATTACTGGGGTCACTGTGATTGCGATTTGATTTTTGGAAACCTCGAAAAAAATGTTACACCATTGTTGAACGAGGACTATGATAAATTGTTCGCTGCGGGACATTTGACAATATATAAAAACACGTATGATAATAATCGTCGCTTTATGAAGTCTTTTAAAGGACGCGTTTTATATAAAGAAGCATTTACAACGGACAAAATATTTGTGTTCGATGAAGACTGTAATGGTCACGACAATGTTCATAGTATTTTTCGTGAAGATGGAGCAAGGATTTATGAAAAGGATTTAAGCATGAATCCTTCTGTCTTTTCTGCAAAATTTATTAGAGCATTTTATGATGTTTCTAAACACGACTTTGTTAATGAAACGTATAAAAAAGCACGGTATTATTGGAATAATGGAAATGTTTTGCGAATCGAGTGGAATGGTTCGAAACTAGTTCAAACAGAATTTGCTTATATTCATCTCCAAATGCGTAAAATGCGTGTTAAAGTGTCTGTACAAGATGCGTGTTTTGAAATCTTGCCAGATAGGTTTGTTGAGCAAGAGTTGCCGAAAAATCGTAGCGAACTACATTTGTTAACAATCGGATGGCCATATTTGTACTGGATTGATAAATATAAGAAGCGGGTAACTAGAAAGTGGAAGAAGATCGTTAGAAAGACAATCTGA
- a CDS encoding acyltransferase family protein, producing the protein MMDEVQRNKDYKLIDLIKFLCAYLVIGIHTRPLQAVSVLLDKVVYYNISNYAVPFFYACTGYFLIVKQPEKDLYIKLGYRIKKIFNIYIIWSIVYLPLTVYGWFIEGNKTVEYAALCIRNYILVGDNFYSWALWYLNGLIFALILIDILSKRISIEKIVGFGSVAYLVGIVLTAFGGHQDKLPALLAFPVNIYFSIFATTRNGFFQSLVFVSLGMYIADIEKSGELTKILHKGKIALFAYLIKIPISLIGGGSTSARCLTFQSFSCYSA; encoded by the coding sequence ATGATGGATGAAGTGCAACGCAATAAAGATTACAAACTGATAGATTTGATAAAATTTTTGTGTGCATATCTTGTAATTGGGATACACACGAGACCACTTCAAGCTGTTAGTGTTCTCTTAGACAAAGTTGTGTACTATAATATATCAAACTATGCAGTACCGTTCTTTTATGCATGTACTGGATATTTCTTGATTGTTAAACAACCGGAAAAAGATTTGTATATAAAACTTGGCTACCGCATAAAAAAGATTTTTAATATTTATATCATATGGTCTATCGTATATTTGCCATTGACAGTTTATGGATGGTTTATTGAAGGAAATAAAACAGTAGAATATGCAGCTCTTTGTATTCGGAATTATATCCTCGTGGGAGATAATTTTTATTCATGGGCGCTATGGTATCTCAATGGTTTAATCTTCGCCTTGATTCTTATAGATATTTTATCAAAAAGAATTTCAATAGAAAAGATTGTAGGTTTTGGATCAGTGGCATATCTTGTTGGTATAGTTCTTACCGCTTTTGGGGGGCATCAAGACAAGCTACCGGCATTATTAGCATTTCCAGTTAATATTTATTTCTCAATCTTTGCGACGACAAGAAATGGTTTCTTTCAATCGTTAGTATTTGTTTCTTTAGGTATGTATATTGCTGACATTGAGAAGTCAGGTGAGTTGACAAAAATTCTTCACAAGGGAAAGATTGCACTATTTGCTTATCTAATAAAAATTCCTATAAGCCTTATCGGGGGGGGCAGTACCTCAGCCAGATGCTTGACCTTCCAATCTTTTTCGTGTTATTCTGCCTGA
- a CDS encoding glycosyltransferase family 4 protein, translating to MVNYLISAYSVNPYKGSEDSIGWNWVLQYEKNYKEGDRIILLTKKFNEKDTRRGLKEFNIQHVELVIVDVPNALNWFREKHSAFHHMYYILWQHWAWLWVKHSGIHFDVIHHVTMNDYRIPSELYKAKGAKVIWGPMGGAQVTPRPLKVYEKNQLVASFREFVNKSCSWNPFYKKALRSYYKIYCINNETQKQISRIVGKDVPLMPELALRDEYKNLPIRKGNNDILKIVFVGRLIGKKGIAFLVDALSLMPTDMNWELLIFGDGDDHALIEKQIADSGIGKNVKLMGNRPLNQIAEAYQQADVFVLPSLRETSGNVLLEAMAYAVPIVAFDTSFCRLLKEVDCGVFVNTDQALEGIKEDWCKAIVTLGQDKELAKQMGLNGYKYVNSKLTWDEKYRIIVNDM from the coding sequence ATGGTGAATTATCTTATTTCTGCATATAGCGTGAACCCTTATAAGGGTTCAGAGGATAGTATTGGTTGGAATTGGGTTTTACAGTATGAGAAAAACTATAAAGAAGGAGATAGAATAATCCTTCTTACTAAGAAATTCAATGAGAAGGACACGAGAAGAGGTCTCAAAGAATTTAATATACAACATGTCGAATTAGTTATTGTTGATGTCCCTAATGCACTTAACTGGTTCAGAGAAAAGCATTCCGCTTTTCATCATATGTATTATATTTTATGGCAGCATTGGGCATGGCTTTGGGTTAAACATTCAGGAATCCATTTTGATGTAATTCATCATGTTACTATGAATGATTACAGAATCCCAAGTGAGTTATATAAGGCTAAAGGTGCAAAGGTGATTTGGGGGCCAATGGGAGGTGCGCAGGTAACACCAAGGCCATTGAAGGTCTATGAAAAGAATCAACTGGTTGCGAGTTTTAGAGAGTTTGTAAATAAGAGCTGTTCATGGAATCCCTTTTATAAGAAAGCACTGCGCTCATATTATAAGATATATTGCATAAATAATGAAACTCAAAAGCAAATTTCTCGCATCGTAGGAAAAGATGTGCCATTAATGCCGGAGTTGGCATTAAGAGATGAATACAAAAACCTTCCTATTCGGAAAGGAAACAACGATATTCTCAAAATCGTTTTTGTAGGAAGATTGATTGGAAAAAAAGGAATAGCTTTTCTTGTTGACGCTCTTTCTTTGATGCCTACCGATATGAATTGGGAACTCTTGATTTTTGGTGATGGCGATGATCATGCATTAATTGAAAAACAAATAGCAGATAGTGGTATTGGAAAAAATGTAAAATTAATGGGTAACCGTCCGCTGAATCAAATTGCTGAAGCATATCAGCAGGCAGATGTTTTTGTTTTGCCGAGTCTTAGAGAAACAAGTGGAAATGTGCTGCTCGAGGCAATGGCATATGCAGTGCCAATAGTTGCATTTGATACAAGTTTTTGTAGGCTGCTAAAAGAAGTTGACTGCGGTGTATTCGTAAATACGGACCAGGCACTTGAAGGCATCAAGGAAGACTGGTGCAAAGCAATTGTAACATTAGGACAGGACAAAGAACTGGCAAAGCAGATGGGACTAAATGGTTATAAATATGTGAACAGTAAGCTAACATGGGATGAGAAGTATAGAATTATTGTTAACGATATGTAA
- a CDS encoding glycosyltransferase family 2 protein, producing MMKQTEEKIKFSVVLPIYNVEKYLNRCLDSVMNQTYKKLEIILVDDGSPDNCPQMCDNWEKVDDRIKVVHKKNAGLGEARNSGLDVATGDYIAFFDSDDYIDTRLFEELYTVIISDNPDLIEFGHHDVDRQGNITKTFIPKTPLEKYEGEEVLSKFLPELICTDPKTGTASDLLMSAWSCLYRRQLLAECNFHFVSERKYISEDVYSLMKLMPNVHSVNVVHKAYYYYCENDQSLTHVYKPDRFEKLVAFQLHLEELCASDVYSDEVRYRIKRPFLDNLLACMKSEVNCVKEIGVKEIHRSISQMCTNKMVQKIVWMVPDASFSRARRMIHFCIRHKMSFSTIALIRAQQYLGR from the coding sequence ATGATGAAGCAAACAGAAGAAAAAATTAAATTTAGTGTTGTACTGCCAATTTATAATGTGGAAAAATATCTGAATAGATGCCTTGATAGTGTCATGAATCAGACCTACAAAAAGCTTGAAATTATTCTTGTTGATGACGGCTCTCCGGATAATTGCCCACAAATGTGTGATAATTGGGAAAAAGTTGATGATCGTATTAAGGTTGTACATAAAAAAAATGCTGGTCTGGGTGAGGCGAGAAATTCTGGCTTAGATGTTGCTACTGGAGATTATATTGCTTTTTTTGATAGTGATGACTATATTGATACAAGACTGTTTGAAGAATTATATACAGTCATAATTTCAGATAATCCAGATTTGATTGAATTTGGACATCATGACGTTGATAGACAGGGAAATATTACCAAAACATTTATTCCAAAAACACCGTTGGAAAAGTATGAAGGTGAAGAAGTTTTATCAAAATTCCTACCTGAGTTGATTTGTACAGATCCTAAAACAGGAACAGCCAGTGACTTGTTAATGAGCGCGTGGAGTTGCTTATATAGAAGACAACTATTGGCAGAATGCAACTTCCATTTTGTCTCCGAAAGAAAGTATATTAGTGAAGATGTGTATTCGCTAATGAAACTCATGCCGAATGTACATAGTGTTAATGTTGTACATAAGGCATATTATTATTATTGCGAAAATGACCAGTCGCTTACACATGTATATAAGCCAGATCGCTTTGAAAAGCTTGTCGCATTTCAACTGCATTTAGAAGAATTATGTGCATCAGATGTCTACAGCGATGAAGTGAGATACAGGATTAAAAGACCTTTTTTGGATAACTTGCTTGCTTGTATGAAAAGCGAAGTCAATTGTGTAAAAGAAATTGGTGTTAAAGAAATCCATCGTTCGATTTCCCAAATGTGTACAAATAAGATGGTTCAAAAAATTGTATGGATGGTACCAGATGCTAGTTTTTCAAGAGCAAGAAGAATGATTCATTTTTGTATTAGACATAAGATGAGTTTCAGCACTATTGCGTTGATAAGAGCTCAACAATATTTAGGGAGATAA